The sequence below is a genomic window from Bombus huntii isolate Logan2020A chromosome 13, iyBomHunt1.1, whole genome shotgun sequence.
TCGCAGAGTTTTCTGAACTAAACTAAACGAAACTAAAAACTTTTTCATCTTATTGGATATTTTTTTCCAGATGAAGTCTCATAAAGAAGTAAAAACGAATTAAATACGAAAGTTTCAATTCTCCCTGTAAAATAAGAATCCGCAAGAAccaatatacgtaatatgttcttTTTCCAATAAAAGTAGACATTGATATTACCAATAATATACTTCATATTTCCAGTAATTGCAGAAATGAGAAATTCGATACCAGACGTTCCGACTGGATTGATAGTTTTATTATCAACGTATAATCTGTGTTTCATACCATCATACGAAATTCTCTTTGTCGCAGTTGTTGAAAACTTCTTATTCGGCGTACAATCTGCTGCAAGGTATGTAGCAGAGGTTAGCGAGCCAAGCAGCAGCTTCTCGAGAGACGAATAAAGGCACGACCCTTTCATGGACACACACAATGGAGGAATGTAGAGTATGCGAAAGGAATAAacgaaacaataaataatatacagaAGCGTTACGTTTATAACGGAACTCATTCCTCTTTTACCATtaatttctcttctcttctctcgaagAAGCCTGGACaccttttaaatatttatctatgGAAAACGACCATCGCGTTCCATTCTGCACGCtgatcatttatatttcaagcAAACCGCCGTCAATATCGCCATCGACATTAACAACGTGTATCGTGAATTCAcgttgaaagaagaaaggggaAACAGCAAGACATAAAATTATCGGTATCTTGTTTTGTAACTGTTGCAAAAGTAATTGCGCGACTGCGTACTTTGTAACGGAAGATAGAGGTTTCCAAGGTAAAATCTAAAGGTACAGCTCTGACAATTAACTGGTTCATTTGAGCGAACTCGATCTAGAATTTAGGTACTGTGTTATTGGTAATATCTTTCGGCAAAGAATTAACCGATCGGAATATACTTTGtggatatttatttaaattcatatTGTTATGAAAACAACTGAAGGAATGGGACCTATAGATATTTGTTTCGCATATTTTTGCATACTGTGTGTATTGCGTGTATTTTTTCATGTTTAAATTTCCCACAAATGTGTGAAAATTTGCAATCTATTAATTATTAGTTCGCTTCTACGAACGCGTACAATATTGCcttcaattattattttttattattagaattattttacatttgtaaACATATCGAGGATTATAAGAAACGAAGTTtagaaaaattcgaaatgCACACTTTACGTTGGACATTCGCGCTTCTTACTCTGACCGGTCTTATACGACCGTCCAcgtggaaatatttatggaaaagaGTTTTGTACGATGTTTACACGATCGTCGTGTTGCTGTTGCTCTTCAGTTTCGAAACTTCGCTGATTCTGGATCTTGTCATCAACGTGGATAATCAAGATGATTTTAGTGAAAATTTGTACGTAACGCTGGTACTGTTCTCCAGCTGTTGCAAGGCTCTTGTGCTACTAATTTATCGaggaaatattgaaattttaatggGCATTCTACTAGAGAAACCTTTCGTACCTGTGAACGACGAAGAGATTGAAATTCGAACGAAATTCGAGGAACGAATCGAGTAAGTTGGTATTATAGTTACAGTACGATAAAGATTGAAATAGCAGTCGAGCCTCGATTATTGAAAGATTTGAGAATGATCCCTTGTCGGAAAAATCGAGAAACGAGAATAGTAATTGAgagaaattattacatttttatttaaaaatttttgttttcgtttaatatcgatatttatgAAACAGTTTAAAAGCGTTTGCttctatttaatatttataaaacagcTCAAGCGTAAATGCTTTTTTATTcaagagaaaataaatttaaaaacaaagaaattcgAATAGCATGCCATGATTAAAATGCAGATAATCGAGGTTTCGCTGTATTTGTAAAACGACAATGGTAGAATTAATTGTATTACATTTATAGATGGAATTCCAAAGCTTACTCGTTTGTACTTCACTTCTTCGTGGCCTGGCTATGGATAGGCGCATTTCTTACAGACTTCAGACATGGAAGACTGAAATTTCGAGCCTGGATACCTTATGACTATAATTCACcgcttctctttctttttagCTTTATTCATCAGATCCTGGCCACGATATTCAGCACGAATTTGAACATCGTTTGCGATTGTTTGTTCAGCGGTATACTGATTCACATTTATTGCCAATTCGAGATCCTTGAACACCGTATGAAAAACATTACTACGGACAAAGATTACTCGGCGAAATTCTGTGCACATCATCATCACCGCATATACAagtttgttttaatattatattactatataaataaatataagcaAATTTCTCAATCTTCGTTCATTAGAACCGTTCTCTTCTTCGCAAAGTTTCTCAATTACCTAGATattaagcaattaattttgAGAATCCCCTCGAAAGCAAAATCTTTCAATATATTccttcaaataaaaaatatttcatgtatCTCTACgtgtatttttcataaatgaGCAGACTTTCGCAATACATGGTTATGTATCTGGGGAAATAAATTACAGATTCGCATCGATGGTGAACGATAACTTCAAAATGATCATGTCGATGCAATTTTTGATAAGCACCGGAGCCGTGTGTTTCAATCTTTATCGATTGTCGGTAATGGAATTTGGCCCgaaatttatggaaacagCGACCTACACGTTGTGTTTGCTCATGCAGGTATTCTACTACTGTTGGTACGGCAACGAAGTCAAGCTGAAGGTACGTTTTACTTGTGATCTAATGGTCTTGCTAGAGGCCGAATTGCgagattttacaatttcaaatatttccgtTCTATAGAGTCTGGAAATTCCTAACGCGGTGTTGGAAAGTAATCTACCATTTTTAAACGACAGCTCGAAGAAGATTCTTTTACTGATCATGAGACGCTCGTTAGAACCTATCGAATTCACTAGTTGCCATGTCATCTCCATGAACCTCGAATCTTTCGCTATAGTCAGTATCAAAGAAACAAGTAACACTTTAACCCTTTGACAGTGTAATAAAACGACGAAGAACTCagaaaatgattaatttcgaaaataattatattatatgattgCTATATATTAGAAAATAAGGATGATTCCAATCAAAAGAAATGATTGGAAGgtgattttattatattttgcaatttttgcCACACTGCCCAATAATCTTTGAAATGAATGGACATTTTTACGTCTATTGTTCCGCTTTAGTGCGTACGTGTTTCTGCTTAcgtgtaaattgtaaagttaTTGTACTATTTCGTGACGTAAATGGAAGTCAAATCCGCAAGACAAGCGAAGATAAAGAATTCTAGCACTATATTTGACTTGCCTCGATCTGTTTTGGACTGTAATACTGTCAAGGGGTTAACGCGATTCTGTTACCattagaaagaaatatttttacagaaataatttcgctactaTCTTAGTAATCGTCTCTCTATCGAATGTTTTGTTTGTGACAGTTGCTGAAGACTTCCTACTCAGCGTACAATTTGCTTCAACAAAGCAAACTAAACGACTAAGAACCGTCGTATTTTAATCCGAGTGTAATAAGAAACATGGGCTACTCACATGCAGACTAATAcaaatgttcttttttttttaagacaCACATCAATAAATCAATACGTTATTTCCCGTCCTGTGTTTTCTTTTGCTCGAAATAAAAGTCAAACCATTCTTTGGCTAATTAGAGCTCTGATAAAACTAGAAATGTCAACATTAGTTGAACAAGCGTTGTATTTTCTAATCAATAAaggtaaatataaaaatagtatcTAGATAATACACACACAATATATGACATTTTTCGCTGTCTATCAAACGTCTGACAATGACTTCAATTAGTTATTTCCAAGAGCCGTTGGCACGAAAATTTGTCGAAAATAACTGAGAAAGAAAATAGCCTAGCTTGACATTAATATTACACTGATTCAAATAATCCTACCTcaatttatattcccttcttTTCTCTGAATCTTCCAGTTTCCTATCCTATAAGCAACCATAATTAAAAGTTGTCTTCATTGTTCGATTCTTGAAAACTAACTGAACGCGCATAAGCTCGCGATAAAAAGTACGCAGGCGGGCAGTAATATAAATGCACGTTAGAAACAGTGAAAACGTCGtcattaaaaatgtaattacataAGAATATACCTACACTACTCGGGACGATGCCAAGTTCAAGGTAATCAATCAAATAGAATGTAACTCGTCGGTTAAATAACACACACTATGACGTTTAGTGCCACCACAGCATGTATATTtcaatacaataaaataaacggAAGCTAGAAATGCAGAATAGAAAGAAACACATGGTCACTCTATAATAgtgattattaaaaatgtaacttCTTACGTCGTCGCAGTGCGGTAACGTCGATAATGACGATAATTACATGGGGGTGAATTCCAAGAGGGAACTATCCCATTTAAGGCAGCGTAAACATTTCGTTTACCTACGGTTCTTAGTAGCATCTAATGCTTCGAACGATACACTTACTTcaaagataatatttattttcatattctcATGTTCGATACTACATTTGATTTGAAATAACTTCTTCTTTTGATGAATTGAAATATACCGTAAAAAAATTCTGCTGGTCATATTGCGAAGACTGATAGTATAAGACCTAACTGTTCGAAGGCACTTGATCGTTCGATCTTTCCTAACACGAAGTGTAAGTAAGACGAATTACACAGCAAATATTGAAAATGCACGTACTACGATGGACATTGAAGCTTTTCATCGCCAGCGGATATTTTTTACCGCCCACGTTGAAGTCTCCGACAAAACGCTttctgtataatttatatacgGTCTTCGTGACGTTGTACTTGTGGAGCTACTGCCTCACACTAATCCTGGACATTTGCTTCAACACGAGAACGCGGGACGACCTGCGTGACAATTTTAACATATCTGTCGCGATATTTATCACGAGTTACAAATATGTCAGCTTAGTCTTAGGGCGAAAAGCTATCATAAATATGTTGGATCTACTCAAGAAGAAGCCCTTTGTGCCAGAGAACAATGGGGAAGGAGAAATTCACGCGAGATACGACAATCTAATCGAGTAAGTTCTTTCTGTTcgttgtaatatatataactgtaaggaaattattataatgttatttttttcctttttttttttcagaaaAGTCGCGGTGGGTTATACGATCCAAGTCACATTTTGTGTGCTTTCTTTATTAGGAATGACATTGATGTGTGactttaaattgaaaaaattaatgttCCGCGCTTGGTTTCCTTTCGACATCACCTCCTCGTGGCTTGCGTTTTCTATGACGTTTCTCTATCAGTTCGTGGGTTTAGTGATCATATCCAATGGTGTCTGTATTTTCGACACGTTATTCGTCGGCCTATTGCTTCATATATGTTGTCAACTTGAGATGCTGGTTTATCGCTTGCACAATATCGAAGGACATGAAATTCAATCGTTAAAACACTGCGTTTGGCaccataataaaatattcaggTTCGTTTCCTGTATGCTTctatttaaacaaattaacGATCTGACGAAGCCAATTGAAGATTACGGGAGAAACCgaaataagttttatatttactgACTTTCCATTTTACGACTAAAAAGCTAAGGATATTAACACTATTttgatattctaataagtatATCTTAGAAATGAAGAAGGATgttgaaaaatatacatatgtcgTGTCTCAAAAaccaataaaaagaaattttgatacCGCGGGATTAATCTACAACACTGGATTTTAACACGACTTAGCTATTACAAAGTGGCGAACGCGATTTGTTACTTTCCTTGCCAAAAACCTTCAGTTAAAGAAAACAATGAAGTAATACTTATCTCAATTATTTCAGGTTCGCCGATAtggtaaacaatttttttaacaaattaatgtTCGTGCAATTTGTGGAAAGCACAGTCTCGATGTGCTTTACTCTTTACGTACTAACAGACATAGAAGGCACTGCGCAATTAATAGGATGGTCTACGTACATGTTTGCCGGgatatttcaaacattttactTTTGTTGGTTCGGAAATGCAGCGAAAGTAAAGGTAGATAGATACGCACGCAGATATAATACGAGCTGTCGTTTCTTTGCAAATCAATAATTTGTGGACTTTTTATCTCTGCAGAGCCTGGATATTTCTAATATGGTATATAATAGCGATTGGCCAAATTTGAGCAACGACGCCAGGAAGATGCTTGTGGTAATCATGGCACGTTCATTGACGCCTGTTGAGATTACAAGCGCCTATATTTTACCCATGAATTTGGAATCTTTCAAAGGTGTCAGTATCTATATAGAAATACATTATTTGCACAAAcgtaaattaaaaacaatactCGGTACGCTGAGTAATTCGCCATCGATTTGGGAAAAGTCAGTTCCCccaattttgtataatttttgtaCAATTGACTCAAATATGACTGTCAATCTTCCAAACTATTCTATCCTTTGTAATAGGTGGTcattgtttgaaaatttgcaaCTAACAATGAAAATTCAGTCCACATATTGAATTTTGAACTTCAAATAATGAGAAACGATACcaattcgaaaaatattacaaaagaCTCTGGTACGCGTAGATTAATATAGCTTATTGGAATAAGACAATAGTGTAAAGCCCTCGATTAGAATTCTTCCAATTTTTGTCCTCAAAATAATAGATACACAGAATAATACTGTAAATATtctacaaaataattttacgtttattgccGAATGCGAGATAACATACATTGATGTTAACGACAAATGTTACATTCTTTTTCCAAACACATACTTATTTCGCGGCTTACGAAAGTTTTGTTTTATAAAGTTTTCCGTTTGTCGTAGTTGATGAAAGTTACTTACTCGGCGTACAACATGCTGCTACACAGTAAGTCATCGGAGTAGAACACACGCGAAGAATAAGTTGTATTTGTTCCTTCGTCACACAATGAAAGAATAAGGATAGGGACAATAGAAAACGAATTATTGAAACAGCTCAGTAAATTATGTACCATGCAAAcacaataaatttcaaacacTCCTGTGAGATCCAGATAGTGCTTCCAACGGAAGGACAATGATTATGCAAGGTTTTCTTTGATATAATACTTCTTCCTGGACTATATTTTCACGGCACACGATTATTTTCACCATGAGTTGCTACTTACCAGTTTGTTACAGAAACCTGGAAATCTACTGCGAAATACTGAACGAATCGGCAGCGTTTTTGTGATCGTAGGACTTTATAATAATCTGATAACTATGAAGGAGTTGCCAGTGTTCGACTGGATACCACACGATTTATTCTCCCACAATATCCACACGATTCTCTGCTGTATCAAACAGTCGGTATGTTGATATGTTCAAACAAATGATTAGGAAatgattttattgtattttgcGATTCTTGCCGATCTAtcgaataatatttgaaatggATGGTCATTTTTAGATCTTAAAAGGAAATAGAAAATGCTACtactgaaaaaatataataaaatgaattgCACTGTATTTTACGTACCTGAGCGCCATTCTATTTccattataaagaaatattttcatagaaataGTTTCGCAATTACCGTTCTAATCATCTCTCTATCGAATATTCTGCTTCTTCGGTTGCTAAATACTTTCTGTTCTGCATTTGATTTGCTTTGACAAAGCAAAAACATGTTTTACTTTTACGACACGGACATCAATACTTCAATACATCAATAAATCATTTCTCGTTCTTCTATCTTTCCTGATCGCCATAAAAACGGGCAATTAACTCTTTCGTATAACTGAATGTTGACATTAGTTCTACAACCTTCTTACATCTTAATCTTTTTAATGAGCAAAAgtgttacatatgtatataacacTTTACACGTATTTCACTACTTATCAAACATGTAATAATgagttaaatttttaattatcactcgctcaaaaattattcataacCAAATTGCAAGCTAAATTGGACAACATAAAGCAAATAACCCTACCTCAGTCTACTCTCCCTTTCGTGCACTGAAACTCCCGGTTTCCTATCCTGTAAGCACCCATGATTAAAAGTCGTCTTCCTTGTTCGACTCCTGAAACGTATAAGTTCGCGATAAAAAGTACGCTGGCGGGCAGTAATATAATTGCACGTTGGAAACAGTGGAAACGTCGTCATTAAAGATGTAATCACCTAAGGATGTACCTACACTACTCGGGCAGATGCCGAGCTTAAGGTAATCAATCAGTTAGAATGTAACTCGTCGGTAAAATGACACACGCTATGACGTTTAGTGCCACCACAGCATGTATATTTCAATCCAATAAAATAAACGGAAGCTAGAAATGCAGAATAGAAAGAAACAAACGGTTACTCTACAATAGtgattattaaatatgtaacTTCTTGCATCGTCGCAGCGCGGAAACGTCGATAATGACGATAATTACGTGGGGGTGAATTCCAAGAGGGAACTATCCCATTTAAGGCAGCGTAAACATTTCGTTTACCTACGGCTCTTAGTAGCATCTAATGCTTCGAACGATACACTTACTTcaaagataatatttattttcatattctcATGTTCGATACTACATTTGATTTGAAATAACTTCTTCTTTTGATGAATTGAAATATACCGTAAAAAAATTCTGCTGGTCATATTGCGAAGACTGATAGTATAAGACCTAACTGTTCGAAGGCACTTGATCGTTCGATCTTTCCTAACACGAAGTGTAAGTAAGACGAATTACACAGCAAATATTGAAAATGCACGTACTACGATGGACATTCAAACTTTTCATCGCCAGCGGATATTTTTTACCGCCTACGTTGAAGTCTCCGAGGAAACGCTTTctctataatttatatacgGTCTTCGTGACGTTGTACTTGTGGAGCTACTGCCTCATGCTAATCCTGGACATTTGCTTGAACGTGGAAACGCAGGACGACTTGCGTGACAATTTTAACATATCTGTCGCGATATTTATCACGAATTGCAAATTCGTCAGCTTAGTCTTAGGGCGAAAAACTATCGTAAATATGTTGGATCTACTCAAGAAGAAGCCCTTTGTACCAGAGAACAATGGGGAAGGAGAAATTCACGCGAGATACGACAATCTAATCGAGTAAGTTCTTTCTGTTCGttgtaatatacataattgtaaggaaattatttaaaataccttttttccttcttttttcttttagaaaAGTCGCGGTGGGTTATACGATCCAAGTCACATTTTGTGTGCTTTCTTTATTAGGAATGGCATTGATATgtgattttaaattaaaaaaattaatgttcCCCGGTTGGTTTCCGTTCGACATCACCTCCTCGTGGATTGTGTTTTCTATGACGTTTCTCTATCAGTTCCTGGGTTTAGTGATCATATGTATCGGTGTCTGTATTTTCGATACGTTATTCGTCGGCCTATTGCTTCACATATGTTGTCAACTTGAGATGCTGGTTTATCGCTTGCACAATATCGAAGGACATGAAATTCAATCGTTAAAACACTGCGTTTGGCaccataataaaatattcaggTTCGATTCCTGTGTGCTtctatttatacaaattaacgATCTGACGAAGCTAACTGAAGGTTACGGGAGAAATCGAAATAAGCtgtatttttattgatttctTATTTTACGACTAAAAAGCTAAGGGTATTAATACTATTTTGATATTCTAACAAGCATATCTTAGAAATGAAGAAGGGGGTTGaacaatatacatatgtcgTGTCTCAAAAaccaataaaaagaaattttgataACGCGGGATTAATCAACAACACTGGATTTTAACACTGCTCGGCTGTTACAAAGTGGCGAACGCGATTTGTTACTTTCCTTGCCAAAAACCTTCAGTTAAAAAAAACAGTGAAGTAATGCCTATCTCAATTATTTCAGGTTCGCCGATAtggtaaacaatttttttaacaaaatgaTGTTCGTGCAATTTATGGCATGCGCAGTCGCGGTATGCTTTACTCTTTACCTACTAACAGACGTACAGGACACTGCGCAATTAATAGGATGGTCTATGTACATGTTTGCCGGGATATgtcaaacatttttcttttgttgGTTCGGAAATGCAGCGAAAGTAAAGGTAGATAGATACGCACGTAGATATAATACGAGCTGTCGTTTCTTTGCAAACCAATAATTTGTGGACTTTTTATCTCTGCAGAGCCTCGATGTTTCTAATATGGTATATAATAGCGATTGGCCAAATTTGAGCAAAGACGCTAGGAAGATGCTTGTGGTGATCATGGCACGTTCATTGACGCCTGTTGAGATTACAAGCGCCTATATTATACCCATGAACTTGGAATCTTTCAAAGGTGTCAGTATCTATATAGAAATACATTATTTGCACAAAcgtaaattaaaaacaatactCGGTAAACTGAGTAATTCGCCATCGATTTGGGAAAAGTCAGTTCCTccaattttgtataatttttgtaCAATTGACTCAAATATGACTGTCAATCTTCCAAACTATTCTATCCTTTGTAATAGGTGGTCATTGCTTGAAAATTAGCAATTAACAATGAAAATTCAGTCCACGTATTGAATTTCGACTTCAAATAATGAGAGACGATACcaattcgaaaaatattacaaaagaCTCTGGTACGCGTAGATTAATATAGCTTATTGAAATAAGACAATAGTGTAAAGCCCGCGATTAGACATCTTCCAATTTTTGTCCTCAAAATAATAGATACACGGAATAATACtgtaaatattctaaaaaataatcttaCGTGGATTGCCGAATGCGAGATAACATACATTGATGTTAACGACAAATGTTACATTCTTTTTCCAAACACATACTTATTTCGCGGCTTACGAAAGTTTTGTTTTATAAAGTATCCCGTTTGTCGTAGTTGATGAAAGTTACTTACTCGGCGTACAACATGCTGCTACAGAGTAAGTCATCGGAGTAGAACACATGCGGAGAATAAGTTGTATTAGTTCCTTCGTCACACAATGAAAGAATTAGGATAGAGACAATAGAAAACGAGTTATTGAAACAGCGCAGTAAATTATGTACCATGCAAAcacaataaatttcaaacacTCCTGTGAGATCCAGATAGTGCTTCCAACGGAAGGACAATGATTATGCAAGGTTTTCTttgatataatatttcttcCTGGACTATATTTTCACGACTCACGATTATTTTCACCATGAGTTGCTACTTATTAGTTTGTTACAGAAACCTGGCAATCTACTGCGAAATACTGAACGAACCGGCAGCGTTTATGCGATCGTAGGACTTTATAATAATCTGATAACTATGAAGGAGTTGCCAGTGTTCGACTGGATACCACACGATTTATTCTCCCACAATCTCCACACGATTCTCTGGTGTATCAAACAGTCGGTATGTTATGTTCAAACAAATGATTAGGAAatgattttattgtattttgcGATTCTTGTAACACTattcaataatatttgaaatggGTGGTTATTTTTAGATCTTAAAaggaaatagaaaatgatactactgaaaaaatataataaaatgaaatgcaCTATATTTGACGTTCCTGAATATctattagaatatattttcagaAGGTAAATGCGATTCTATTTCCAttcaaaagaaatattttcatagaaataGTTTCGCAATTACCGTTTTAATCATCTCTCTATCGAATATTCTGCTTCTTCGGTTGCTAAACACTTCCTGTTCTGCATTTGATTGGCTTCAACAAAGAAATCAAAGAACTATCTTTCTCTAAACTCACATGAAATTTGTTAAACATGATTTACTTTTACGACACACACATCAATACTTCAATACATCAATAAATCATTTCTCgttcttctattttttcttatcGCCATAAAAATGGGCAATTCACTCTTTCTTATAACTGAATGTTGACATTAGTTCTACAACCTTCTTACATCTTAATCTTTTTAATGAGCAAAGgtgttacatatgtatataacacTTTACACGTATTTCACTACTTATCAAACATGTAATAATgagttaaatttttaattatcattcGCTCAAAAATTGTTCATAACCAAATTGCAAGGTAAATTGGACAGCTTAAAACAGATAACCCTACCTCAGTCTATTCCCCCTTCCGTGCACTGAAACTACCCGGATTCCTATCCTGTAAGCACCCATTATTAAAAGTTGTCTTCCGTGCTCGACTCCTGAAACGTATAAGTTCGCGATAAAAAGTACGCTGGCGGGCAGTAATATAATTGCACGTTAGAAACTGTGGAAACGTCGTCATTAAAGATGTAATCGCCTAAGGATGCACCTACACTACTCGGGACGATGCCGAGTTCAAGGTAATCAATCAATTAGAATGTAACTTGTCGGTTAAATGACACACGCTATGACGTTTAGTGCCACCACAGCATGTATATTTCAATCCAATGAAATAAGCGGAAGCTGGAAATGGAAAATAGAGAGAAACGACCACTCTATAATAATggtttttaaaaatgtaatttcttgCATCGTCGCAGCACGGTAACATCGATAATGACGATAATTACACGGGGGTAAATTCCGAGAAGGAGCTATTCCATTTAAGGCAGCATAAGCATTTCGTTTCCTTAGGGTTGTTAGTAGCATCTGATGCTTCGAACGATACACTTACTTCAAAGAtcatctttattttcatattctcATCTTCGATGTTACATTTGATTGGAAATACCTTTTTATTTTGATCAATTAAAATATACCGTAATAAAATTCTGCTAGTGAAGACTGATAGTATAAGACCTAATTGTTCGAAGGCACTTGATCGTTCGATCTTTCCTAACGCGAAGTTTAAGTAAGACAAATCATACCGTAAATATCGAAAATGCACGTACTACGATGGACATTCAAACTTTTCATCGCCAGCGGATATTTTCTACCGCCCACGTTGAAGTCTCCGACGAAACGCTTTctctataatttatatacagTCTTCGTGACGTTGTACATGTGGAGCTACTCCCTCACGCTAATCATGGAGATTTGCTACAACGTGGAAACGCAGGACGATTTGAGTGAGAATTTTGGCATAACTGTCACGGCACTTATCAC
It includes:
- the LOC126872609 gene encoding uncharacterized protein LOC126872609; this encodes MINEEFKLMIFVQFAVSTLTICMNLYILTGTNISLEMIVKIIMFSSCMLTQIYILCWYGNEVELKSLEISNMIFEIDWLALKETTKRDLLMIMMRARSPIQMTSVYVVTMNLKSFVIVSMERIDLFFFLLKTSYSAYNLLQELFYICKHIEDYKKRSLEKFEMHTLRWTFALLTLTGLIRPSTWKYLWKRVLYDVYTIVVLLLLFSFETSLILDLVINVDNQDDFSENLYVTLVLFSSCCKALVLLIYRGNIEILMGILLEKPFVPVNDEEIEIRTKFEERIDFIHQILATIFSTNLNIVCDCLFSGILIHIYCQFEILEHRMKNITTDKDYSAKFCAHHHHRIYKFASMVNDNFKMIMSMQFLISTGAVCFNLYRLSVMEFGPKFMETATYTLCLLMQVFYYCWYGNEVKLKSLEIPNAVLESNLPFLNDSSKKILLLIMRRSLEPIEFTSCHVISMNLESFAILLKTSYSAYNLLQQSKLND